In Triticum aestivum cultivar Chinese Spring chromosome 5B, IWGSC CS RefSeq v2.1, whole genome shotgun sequence, the following proteins share a genomic window:
- the LOC123116616 gene encoding GATA zinc finger domain-containing protein 4-like: NNNNNNNNNNNNNNNNNNSSSNSTINNNTSSSTSTSSSSTSNSNSNSSSNNNNNNNNNNNNNNNNNNNNNNNNNNNNNNNNSNSNSSSSNNNNNNNNNNNNNNNNSNNNNNNNNNNNNNNNNN; this comes from the coding sequence aacaacaacaacaacaacaacaacaacaacaacaacaacaacaacaacaacaacagctcTAGCAACAGCACCATCAACAACAACACCAGcagcagcaccagcaccagcagcagcagcaccagcaacagcaacagcaacagcagcagtaacaacaacaacaacaacaacaacaacaacaacaacaacaacaacaacaacaacaacaacaacaacaacaacaacaacaacaacaacaacaacaacagcaacagcaacagcagcagcagcaacaacaacaacaacaacaacaacaacaacaacaacaacaacaacaacagcaacaacaacaacaacaacaacaacaacaacaacaacaacaacaacaacaac